A region from the Bactrocera dorsalis isolate Fly_Bdor chromosome 1, ASM2337382v1, whole genome shotgun sequence genome encodes:
- the LOC125775418 gene encoding neurofilament medium polypeptide-like, giving the protein MSDKKVKRERPNKKWTKEEINKLLDFLEEADEIEAPTAQFFYKKCIVVKGIEATWDLLRWKVRHLKSTFKKAHDYRTSTGAGIDEMDVGVGSFEEKIEKMCPHYHRLNKIFGAKSHAQNNFCAVDTGNDLLLIAPQPSTISPSTISPPAYSPPIVFPPAISPPIASPPAISPLIISSPAISPQIASPSAISPQIASPPAISPLIISTPAISPQIASPSAISPPIASPPAVPPPTVSQQPLPLGADFPQSVKTMAKKMKMQAPKTSAACLMVYQQNRTELEKEKLLFEKEKLEKHLELSKAEIELKKEELKLKKIKLEQDEKIRRLEIEIDERIAMYEIKMKYTK; this is encoded by the exons ATGAgcgataaaaaagtgaaaagggaGCGACCGAACAAAAAATGGACAAAGGAGGAAATCAACAAGCTTCTGGATTTTTTGGAGGAAGCAGATGAAATTGAG gCTCCAACagcacaatttttttacaaaaaatgcattGTGGTTAAGGGAATCGAAGCCACGTGGGACTTGCTGCGGTGGAAGGTACGCCACCTAAAAAGTACATTCAAAAAAGCGCATGATTATCGCACCTCAACTGGCGCTGGAATTGATGAAATGGATGTGGGCGTTGGCAGTTTTGAag aaaaaattgagaaaatgtgCCCCCATTACCATCgcctaaacaaaattttcggagCTAAATCGCATGCGCAAAATAATTTCTGCGCTGTCGACACGGGCAATGACTTGCTGCTTATCGCGCCACAGCCGTCAACAATTTCACCGTCAACAATTTCCCCACCAGCATATTCACCGCCAATAGTCTTTCCACCAGCAATTTCACCGCCAATAGCCTCACCACCAGCAATATCACCGCTAATAATCTCCTCACCAGCAATATCACCGCAAATAGCCTCGCCATCAGCAATATCACCGCAAATAGCCTCACCACCAGCAATATCACCGCTAATAATCTCCACACCAGCAATATCACCGCAAATAGCCTCGCCATCAGCAATATCACCGCCAATAGCCTCGCCGCCAGCAGTCCCACCGCCAACAGTTTCGCAGCAACCACTCCCACTTGGGGCTGATTTTCCACAATCAGTTAAAACCATggctaaaaaaatgaaaatgcaggCTCCCAAAACATCAGCGGCTTGTTTGATGGTTTACCAGCAAAACAGAACAGAGTTGGAAAAAGAAAAGCttctatttgaaaaagaaaagttggAGAAGCACCTAGAACTATCAAAagctgaaattgaattgaaaaaagaagagctaaaacttaagaaaattaaattggagCAAGATGAAAAAATAAGAAGGCTAGAAATAGAAATAGACGAACGAATAGCtatgtatgaaataaaaatgaaatacacgAAGTAA
- the LOC125780343 gene encoding uncharacterized protein LOC125780343, producing MSTIAKCVGCDRKIRATGDVTSNFVKHLRVKHSELYAEYKSLKSGSPFGNSAQAAFDRKLLHANVDGALPVSILERRSFIDLLQTSGMKIMSRQAAVKKLKEHYGEVVHKIKSEMASVKHFCTTGDIWSGNHRSFLGYTCHWLTENLERKSAALACRRIFGVHSAEKIAQIIAEINAGFGLNPSNVIMTVTDNGSNFVKAFKEYGCTETETSFEDESENDLPVFQNELLLPKHLRCCSHTLNLLASADYVKILRSEQALYIQHSMTFEKCNALWRKCKWPKSSEIIVECLGSTLLVPVVTRWNSLFDAVTKLLWAKDKLNPLCERLSLSQFSPSDLQYLEMYQLLMGPIARALDYLQGENNVNYGCLIPTLMTLSNRLDKLQNKPEMQQVSSVVAKLEQRLRDRFDAFFTLKPEANIALAATVLTPDIKMSWIKVLQRIKPEMTAADISTRVLNTICDFYAKDNRAFNAQILKSNELFANNGHFDSDLNDTDNEEGTNATPEPSVSDRRAFLTHHFFCYLNDNSRTNDTWVKHCSLKEAFVAFNTPLTSSAPVERLFSFAGIVNSPRRQSMSDLSFEKLVLLKANSKWC from the exons ATGTCGACAATTGCAAAATGTGTCGGATGTGATCGGAAGATAAGAGCTACTGGTGACGTGACCTCTAATTTTGTGAAGCATTTGCGGGTCAAACATAGCGAATTGTATGCGGAATACAAAAGTTTGAAGTCGGGCAGCCCTTTTGGCAATTCTGCGCAAGCTGCCTTCGATAGAAAGCTTTTGCATGCTAATGTTGATGGAGCACTGCCTGTCTCAATTTTAGAAAGAAGGTCTTTCATAGACCTCTTGCAGACCAGTGGCATGAAGATAATGAGCAGGCAAGCAgctgtaaaaaaattgaaggaGCATTATGGTGAAGTGGTACACAAAATCAAGTCGGAAATGGCCTCCGTAAAACACTTCTGTACAACCGGGGATATTTGGTCTGGGAACCACCGGAGCTTTTTGGGGTATACTTGCCATTGGCTCACAGAGAACCTGGAACGCAAGTCGGCTGCTCTTGCTTGCAGGAGAATATTCGGCGTGCACTCAGCTGAAAAAATTGCGCAAATCATTGCCGAAATTAATGCCGGCTTTGGTCTGAACCCGTCCAATGTTATTATGACGGTGACAGACAATGGATCCAATTTTGTTAAGGCTTTCAAGGAGTACGGGTGTACggaaactgaaacttcttttgAAGATGAAAGCGAAAACGATTTGCCAGTTTTCCAAAACGAGCTGCTGCTGCCAAAGCATCTTCGATGTTGCAGCCACACGCTGAATTTACTTGCTTCCGCCGATTACGTGAAGATTTTGAGAAGTGAGCAGGCTTTGTATATCCAACATTCGATG ACATTCGAAAAATGCAATGCCTTGTGGAGGAAGTGCAAATGGCCGAAGTCGTCGGAAATTATTGTGGAATGCTTGGGATCGACATTGCTTGTGCCCGTTGTAACTCGGTGGAATTCACTGTTTGACGCAGTAACGAAGTTACTTTGGGCAAAGGACAAGTTGAATCCTTTGTGCGAAAGACTCAGCTTGTCACAATTTTCTCCGAGCGATTTGCAGTATCTGGAGATGTACCAGTTGTTGATGGGGCCTATTGCTCGTGCCTTGGACTACCTTCAAGGAGAAAATAACGTGAATTACG GCTGCTTAATTCCGACTCTGATGACCCTCAGCAATAGATTGGATAAGCTGCAAAACAAGCCAGAAATGCAGCAAGTTTCCTCTGTGGTTGCTAAGTTGGAGCAGCGTTTGAGAGATCGGTTTGAcgcattttttactttaaaaccgGAGGCCAATATAGCACTAGCGGCAACTGTACTAACTCCAGATATTAAAATGAGCTGGATCAAGGTGTTGCAAAGGATAAAACCGGAGATGACAGCAGCGGACATAAGTACCAGGGTTTTAAACACAATTTGCGATTTCTATGCAAAAGATAATCGTGCTTTCAAtgcacaaatattgaaaagtaatgaattatttgcaaataatgGGCATTTTGATTCTGACCTCAACG ACACAGATAACGAAGAAGGAACAAATGCTACTCCTGAGCCAAGTGTTAGTGATCGTCGGGCTTTTTTGACCCATCACTTTTTCTGTTACTTAAATGACAATTCAAGAACAAACGACACTTGGGTAAAACATTGCAGTCTAAAAGAAGCTTTTGTTGCCTTTAATACTCCCCTGACATCCTCAGCACCAGTAGAGAGGCTATTTTCCTTTGCGGGGATAGTGAATAGTCCAAGGCGCCAGTCAATGTCGGACTTATCATTTGAGAAATTGGTGTTATTGAAAGCAAATTCTAAATGGtgttaa